In the genome of Fulvivirga maritima, one region contains:
- a CDS encoding RidA family protein — MNDPKNIMNSDKAPEAVGLYPHARKVGGLLFLSGVGPRKKGSKQIPGVTLNEAGDIVAYDIEAQCHAVFENVRFILEDAGSSWDKLVDVTVFLTNIKDDFAIYNKVYAQYFKENQPCRTTVEVNALPTPIAIELKCVAEV; from the coding sequence ATGAATGATCCAAAAAATATAATGAACTCCGATAAGGCGCCAGAGGCAGTAGGCCTATATCCACATGCAAGAAAGGTGGGCGGTTTACTCTTTCTCTCTGGGGTAGGGCCTAGAAAAAAAGGCAGTAAACAGATTCCTGGAGTTACCTTAAATGAAGCGGGCGATATAGTGGCTTATGATATAGAAGCCCAGTGCCATGCGGTTTTTGAAAATGTCAGGTTTATATTGGAAGATGCTGGCAGCAGCTGGGATAAATTGGTAGATGTTACGGTATTCCTTACCAACATAAAGGATGATTTTGCCATCTATAATAAAGTTTATGCTCAATATTTTAAAGAAAATCAGCCTTGCCGAACTACGGTAGAAGTGAATGCACTACCCACACCAATAGCCATAGAGCTGAAGTGCGTGGCAGAGGTGTGA
- a CDS encoding aminopeptidase P family protein, with product MRYQPINKELFVRNRARFADLLKPNSLAVFNSNDIMPTNADGTMAFRQNNDIYYLSGIDQEESILVLYPDFHSDRLREILFLRETNENIAIWEGHKYTKQEAEEASGIPSVYWLTDFEGIFQTLMGEVEHVYLNTNEHIRSAADVETRDARFIKSCKEKYPLHKYERAAPLMHHLRAIKSEWEIDALQKACNITEQGFRRVLNFVKPGVMEYEVEAEYIHEFVRSGSRGFAYSPIVASGANACVLHYIENSMECKEGDLLLMDVGAEYANYNADMTRTIPVSGRFTKRQREIYEAVHRVMKEAMQMLVPGNVIAQYHKEVGLYMQSELLELGLLDKTDLKNSTELQPAYKKYFMHGTSHHLGLDVHDVGNIYQEMKPGMVFTVEPGIYIREENLGIRLENNVVITDDGLIDLMENIPLEADEIEEIMNS from the coding sequence ATGCGCTACCAACCTATAAATAAAGAGCTTTTTGTTAGAAATAGAGCAAGATTTGCTGATTTATTGAAGCCTAATTCATTGGCCGTTTTTAATTCTAATGACATTATGCCTACCAATGCTGATGGCACTATGGCTTTCAGGCAAAACAATGATATTTATTACCTCTCCGGCATAGATCAGGAGGAGAGTATTTTGGTGCTGTACCCTGATTTTCATAGCGATAGACTGAGGGAAATTCTTTTCTTGAGGGAGACTAATGAGAACATAGCGATATGGGAAGGGCATAAGTACACCAAGCAAGAAGCTGAAGAGGCAAGCGGCATTCCATCTGTTTATTGGCTAACTGATTTTGAAGGTATTTTTCAAACCTTAATGGGGGAGGTAGAGCATGTTTACCTAAATACTAATGAACATATAAGGTCAGCGGCAGATGTGGAAACCAGAGATGCTCGGTTTATAAAAAGCTGTAAAGAAAAGTACCCACTTCATAAATATGAGCGGGCTGCTCCGCTTATGCATCACCTGAGAGCCATAAAATCTGAATGGGAAATAGATGCTTTGCAGAAAGCATGTAATATCACAGAGCAAGGATTCAGAAGGGTGCTTAATTTTGTAAAACCGGGTGTGATGGAATATGAGGTGGAAGCGGAGTACATTCATGAGTTTGTGAGGAGCGGGTCAAGGGGCTTTGCTTATTCACCAATAGTGGCCTCTGGAGCTAATGCTTGTGTGCTTCATTACATTGAAAACAGCATGGAGTGTAAGGAAGGCGATTTATTGCTCATGGATGTAGGTGCAGAATATGCGAACTATAATGCAGATATGACCCGAACTATCCCTGTTTCAGGGAGGTTTACTAAGCGGCAACGTGAAATTTATGAAGCAGTACACCGGGTAATGAAGGAGGCTATGCAAATGTTAGTGCCCGGAAATGTAATAGCACAGTATCATAAAGAGGTAGGGCTGTATATGCAAAGTGAGTTGCTGGAACTGGGCTTGCTAGATAAAACTGACCTTAAAAATAGCACCGAGTTGCAGCCGGCATATAAAAAATATTTTATGCACGGTACTTCTCACCATTTGGGTTTAGACGTGCATGATGTAGGCAACATTTACCAGGAAATGAAGCCTGGAATGGTGTTTACCGTTGAGCCAGGAATCTACATCAGAGAAGAGAATCTGGGCATCAGGCTGGAAAACAATGTTGTGATTACTGATGATGGTTTAATAGACCTTATGGAAAATATTCCTTTAGAAGCCGATGAGATCGAAGAGATAATGAACTCTTAG
- a CDS encoding S8 family serine peptidase: protein MMKKLILIAFIFFYGLTCGAQQKYWIYFKDKTAFSSNKNASDYLDFPVSDIYKDSLQALGITIQHQSKWLNAVTAQLTKTEEQTLIKIGFIESIDLVNQNIKVCSTAQFGDSNLALQQIKADTLIKLHWHAEGVKIGIIDGGFLGANKDETLIPIIEKGQVAAYKNYIEEDVTDPYIGQKRLQDHHGTKVWKYIGGYSAAKDKYFGLATKAQYYLARTDQGDKEHRGEEDYWVAALEWMHEQGVSIVNSSLGYSTGFTNPKENYSPADADGKSSAISRAATIAAKKKGMIIVISAGNDGSNKFKVVALPADAEGVITVGATGHQEWNKQFYSAIGPEGLSYVKPDLSCFSATGTSFAAPVITSIIASVKGANPNLRNKELIKTLKASCHLHAFPNNYIGNGVPNVNHLLGLIAEQPSPVTSETITSKTDEVEIALTSENIVAFHKSDKVNVISQKSLRHKKGIVTIKKIENAKRTTLATPEKVIEIIWK, encoded by the coding sequence ATGATGAAAAAACTAATACTTATTGCTTTCATTTTTTTCTATGGTCTGACCTGCGGTGCTCAACAAAAATACTGGATATACTTCAAAGACAAAACTGCTTTTTCATCCAATAAAAATGCTTCTGACTACTTAGACTTTCCCGTTTCTGACATCTACAAAGACAGCCTTCAGGCCTTAGGAATTACTATTCAACACCAATCTAAGTGGCTCAATGCCGTAACCGCTCAACTCACCAAAACTGAAGAACAGACGTTAATAAAAATAGGATTTATAGAATCCATTGATCTCGTCAATCAAAACATAAAAGTGTGCTCCACCGCTCAGTTTGGAGACAGCAATCTAGCCTTACAACAAATAAAAGCTGACACCCTCATAAAACTACATTGGCATGCCGAAGGAGTAAAAATCGGGATTATAGATGGCGGTTTTCTGGGAGCCAATAAAGACGAAACGCTTATACCCATTATTGAAAAAGGTCAGGTGGCAGCCTACAAAAATTATATTGAAGAAGACGTTACCGATCCCTACATAGGTCAAAAAAGGCTTCAAGATCACCACGGCACCAAAGTATGGAAGTATATAGGAGGTTATTCTGCTGCTAAGGACAAATATTTTGGCCTGGCCACCAAAGCTCAGTACTACCTGGCCCGAACTGATCAGGGAGACAAAGAGCATCGTGGAGAAGAGGACTACTGGGTAGCCGCTCTGGAATGGATGCATGAGCAAGGCGTTAGCATCGTAAATTCATCATTGGGTTATTCTACAGGCTTTACTAACCCTAAAGAAAACTACTCCCCGGCAGATGCTGACGGTAAAAGCAGTGCCATTTCACGAGCTGCCACCATAGCAGCTAAAAAGAAAGGTATGATCATAGTAATCTCTGCAGGAAATGATGGCAGCAATAAGTTCAAGGTAGTAGCGCTACCTGCCGATGCCGAAGGTGTGATAACCGTAGGCGCCACCGGACACCAGGAATGGAACAAGCAGTTTTATAGCGCCATTGGCCCTGAAGGCTTGTCATATGTAAAACCTGACCTCTCTTGCTTTTCTGCTACAGGAACATCTTTCGCAGCACCGGTTATTACCAGTATTATTGCCTCAGTTAAAGGAGCAAACCCCAACCTGAGGAACAAAGAACTGATCAAAACACTAAAAGCTTCTTGCCATCTACATGCCTTCCCTAATAATTATATAGGCAATGGAGTACCTAACGTTAATCATCTACTTGGTCTTATTGCCGAACAGCCTTCACCTGTAACGTCAGAAACCATCACCTCAAAAACCGATGAAGTAGAAATAGCTTTGACCAGTGAAAATATAGTAGCCTTTCATAAATCTGATAAAGTGAATGTTATTTCTCAAAAGTCTCTACGTCACAAAAAAGGCATTGTAACTATAAAAAAAATAGAAAATGCTAAAAGAACTACCCTGGCTACTCCTGAAAAAGTCATTGAAATAATCTGGAAATGA
- a CDS encoding DUF1211 domain-containing protein: MFRDQFKAGKEVSPEGFRFRGLEASRLEALTDTVFGFSITLLVISVSVPTTYLELQVSMYGFLGFIFCSMVLLAIWNGHYKYFTKYGLEDNFNRTLNFIFLFILLFYVYPLKYLFNILGTVVWLKVMQWFGVHSAAMALKANEMQHANLNTEQWADLMVRFGIGFFLIYLIFFLWYWRAHKKAQELQLNKREKELTLREVRKYALITGVPLVSMLIVWIFGGSASGWAGVVYLLNVIILIRERRARKKLRATVA, translated from the coding sequence ATGTTTAGAGATCAGTTTAAAGCTGGTAAGGAGGTTTCTCCTGAAGGTTTTAGGTTTAGAGGTCTGGAGGCTTCGAGATTAGAAGCCCTCACAGATACTGTATTTGGCTTTTCTATTACTTTGCTGGTAATTTCCGTTTCAGTACCTACTACTTATTTGGAGTTGCAGGTTTCTATGTATGGCTTTTTGGGCTTTATATTCTGTAGCATGGTTTTGCTTGCTATCTGGAATGGCCATTATAAGTATTTCACTAAATATGGGCTGGAAGATAACTTTAATAGAACCCTTAATTTTATTTTCTTATTCATTTTACTCTTCTATGTATACCCGCTGAAGTACTTGTTTAATATATTAGGTACGGTGGTATGGTTAAAGGTTATGCAGTGGTTTGGTGTTCATTCGGCAGCAATGGCTTTAAAAGCTAATGAAATGCAACATGCTAACCTCAATACAGAGCAGTGGGCTGATCTCATGGTGCGGTTCGGAATAGGCTTTTTTCTTATTTATCTGATCTTTTTTCTTTGGTACTGGCGAGCGCATAAAAAGGCTCAAGAATTACAACTTAATAAACGCGAAAAGGAGCTTACGCTTCGAGAGGTTCGTAAATATGCTTTGATAACGGGAGTGCCATTAGTGTCAATGCTCATAGTCTGGATTTTTGGTGGATCAGCATCCGGCTGGGCTGGCGTTGTTTATCTTTTGAATGTTATCATCCTCATCCGTGAGCGCAGAGCCAGGAAAAAGCTCAGGGCCACTGTAGCTTAA
- a CDS encoding ABC-F family ATP-binding cassette domain-containing protein: MNYLSVDKISKSFGARVLFQDISFGIEQGQKVALVGVNGSGKSTLLKILAGLDVPDTGEVVVANDVKVTFLNQQPEFDNSLSVIEAVLDSDEPVAKLVKEYEHLLVKSATDPSATDQLTTLITRMDELDAWNYESQVKEILGRLGIHDQQQNIDSLSGGQKKRVGLAKTLLEKPDLVILDEPTNHLDLEAIEWLEEYLSQSQMGIIMVTHDRYFLESVTNEIIELDQSQIFKYSGNYSYFLEKKAEREQNQQAEKEKAKNLYGKELDWIRRQPKARGTKAKYRIDAFEDIKKKAHQNLEKQQLELEVKGRRQGGKILEIDSISKSFGEKELFKHFSYIFKRGERVGIVGKNGTGKSTFLNTLTGSIKPDEGEIVKGATTAIGYYKQKEPEFKSGSKVIDVVQEIAEVITMADGSTVTASRFLTLFNFAPAAQHDFVDKLSGGEKRRLQLLCVLVQNPNFLILDEPTNDLDLITLRTLEDFLSQFQGCLIIVSHDRYFMDRLVDHLFVFDKTNEIQDFPGNYSVYREYAKAKEEAEKAEVTKVEAEPKTVKVKTDEGRKMSYNEKREFDTLEKDIEKLNKKKEELHELMNSGEQDHVKLNDWGAELKAIENELDEKEMRWLELSELS, encoded by the coding sequence ATGAATTACCTATCAGTAGATAAAATATCAAAATCATTTGGAGCCAGGGTGCTCTTTCAGGATATCTCTTTTGGAATAGAACAAGGACAAAAAGTAGCTTTAGTAGGTGTAAACGGAAGTGGGAAGTCTACACTATTGAAAATATTGGCTGGCCTGGATGTACCTGATACTGGAGAAGTAGTAGTAGCTAATGACGTAAAAGTTACTTTTCTGAATCAGCAGCCTGAATTTGATAATTCTCTTTCTGTGATAGAAGCAGTGCTGGATAGTGATGAGCCTGTGGCTAAGCTGGTGAAGGAATATGAGCATTTACTAGTGAAGTCGGCCACAGACCCTAGTGCTACTGACCAGCTTACTACCCTTATTACGCGTATGGATGAGTTAGATGCCTGGAATTATGAAAGCCAGGTGAAGGAGATATTAGGTAGACTGGGTATTCATGATCAGCAACAAAATATAGATTCTCTTTCCGGAGGTCAAAAGAAAAGAGTGGGTTTGGCTAAAACATTATTGGAAAAACCTGATCTGGTTATTTTAGATGAGCCTACTAACCATTTGGATCTAGAAGCGATTGAGTGGTTAGAAGAGTACCTCTCTCAGAGCCAGATGGGTATTATTATGGTAACTCACGATCGTTACTTTCTGGAGAGTGTTACTAATGAAATTATAGAGTTAGACCAAAGTCAGATTTTTAAATATTCTGGTAACTATTCTTATTTCCTTGAAAAGAAGGCGGAGCGTGAACAGAATCAGCAGGCTGAAAAGGAAAAGGCCAAAAACCTGTACGGCAAGGAGCTGGATTGGATCAGAAGGCAGCCAAAAGCAAGGGGAACCAAGGCCAAATACAGAATTGATGCTTTTGAAGATATTAAGAAAAAGGCGCATCAGAACCTGGAAAAGCAGCAGCTTGAATTAGAGGTAAAGGGAAGAAGGCAGGGCGGAAAAATTTTAGAGATAGATTCCATATCAAAGTCATTTGGAGAAAAGGAGCTGTTTAAACACTTTTCATATATTTTCAAGAGAGGTGAGCGTGTAGGTATAGTGGGCAAGAATGGAACCGGTAAATCTACTTTTTTAAATACACTTACAGGTAGCATTAAGCCTGATGAAGGTGAAATAGTGAAAGGAGCTACTACAGCAATTGGCTACTATAAACAGAAGGAACCCGAATTTAAATCAGGAAGTAAGGTGATAGATGTGGTGCAGGAGATTGCTGAGGTAATTACCATGGCAGATGGCAGCACAGTAACGGCTTCCAGGTTTTTGACTTTATTCAATTTTGCTCCGGCAGCGCAGCATGATTTTGTAGATAAGCTCAGCGGTGGGGAGAAAAGGCGCTTGCAGCTGCTATGCGTTCTTGTGCAAAATCCTAACTTTTTAATTCTGGATGAGCCTACCAATGACCTCGATCTAATTACCTTGAGAACTTTAGAAGATTTTCTAAGTCAGTTTCAGGGCTGCCTTATCATAGTATCTCACGATAGGTATTTTATGGATAGATTGGTAGATCACCTGTTTGTGTTTGATAAGACCAATGAAATTCAGGATTTCCCGGGCAACTACTCTGTGTACCGAGAATATGCTAAAGCTAAGGAAGAAGCTGAAAAGGCCGAAGTAACTAAAGTGGAAGCCGAGCCTAAAACGGTAAAAGTAAAAACCGATGAAGGCAGAAAGATGTCTTATAATGAAAAGCGGGAGTTTGATACTTTAGAAAAGGATATTGAGAAGCTCAATAAAAAGAAAGAAGAACTGCATGAATTAATGAACTCCGGCGAGCAGGATCATGTAAAGCTTAATGACTGGGGTGCAGAACTGAAAGCCATAGAAAATGAGCTCGATGAAAAGGAAATGCGCTGGCTGGAATTATCTGAACTCTCATAA
- a CDS encoding SRPBCC family protein: MKTGKVLLSILGVILLLAAILLITGPSKVHMDRSITINAPKEKVYSTINNMKKFNEWSPWYEMDPSAKYSFEGPDSGVGAKMTWESAEVGSGAMWIVDAEDNKKVDMQMDFGFGGETHALLILKPTDEGTLVTWTYEEKPGMIARMMYHFIDLEAVLAPDYEQGLKKLKSNLE; the protein is encoded by the coding sequence ATGAAAACAGGAAAAGTACTACTCTCCATCTTAGGAGTTATTCTGCTCCTTGCCGCTATTTTGCTCATCACCGGCCCTTCAAAAGTACATATGGATCGATCGATTACTATCAATGCCCCTAAGGAAAAGGTATACAGCACCATTAATAATATGAAGAAATTTAATGAGTGGTCCCCCTGGTATGAGATGGATCCTAGTGCTAAATACTCATTTGAAGGCCCCGATAGCGGTGTTGGCGCCAAAATGACCTGGGAAAGTGCGGAGGTAGGCTCCGGTGCCATGTGGATAGTAGATGCCGAAGATAATAAAAAGGTAGACATGCAAATGGACTTCGGTTTTGGAGGCGAGACTCATGCCTTATTAATATTAAAACCTACAGACGAAGGCACCTTAGTCACCTGGACCTATGAAGAAAAACCAGGCATGATAGCGCGAATGATGTATCACTTCATAGACTTAGAAGCCGTATTAGCACCTGACTATGAGCAAGGATTGAAAAAACTAAAAAGCAACCTGGAATAA
- a CDS encoding zinc dependent phospholipase C family protein, whose translation MRIFIKKMVFSLLFLILSAFNKYWGFYGHQKISRLAVFTLPVEMIGFYKHNIRYLTENAVNPDKRRYAVEGEASRHFIDVDVYGDSAVYTMPRYWQDAVEKYTEDTLKAYGIVPWHVYRMKGWLTDAMRIRDGKSILRLSAEIGHYIADANVPLHTTENYNGQLTGQRGIHGLWESRLSELFSEDYDFFVGRAEYLDNAQLAIWEGVVHAHEALDSVLSMEIMASEKLKEDKKYSFETRGSATIKVYSREFSEEYHQMLDGMVERQMRRAVKMVGDFWYTCWVDAGQPDLESVIDVEFTEEELNAMKEELKQWKEKRYSSRQHDN comes from the coding sequence ATGAGAATTTTCATCAAAAAAATGGTCTTCTCGCTGCTTTTCCTAATCCTTTCGGCTTTTAATAAGTACTGGGGTTTTTATGGGCATCAAAAAATTAGTCGTTTGGCAGTGTTTACCCTGCCTGTAGAAATGATAGGTTTTTATAAACATAACATCCGCTATTTAACAGAAAATGCGGTTAATCCGGATAAAAGAAGGTATGCAGTAGAAGGAGAGGCGTCCAGGCATTTTATAGATGTAGACGTTTATGGAGATAGTGCCGTGTATACAATGCCCAGGTATTGGCAAGATGCAGTAGAAAAATATACAGAAGATACTTTAAAGGCATATGGAATAGTGCCCTGGCATGTGTATAGAATGAAAGGGTGGCTTACGGATGCTATGCGAATCAGAGATGGAAAAAGTATTTTAAGGTTATCAGCAGAAATAGGTCATTACATTGCAGATGCTAATGTGCCATTACATACCACAGAAAATTATAATGGTCAGCTTACCGGGCAACGGGGAATTCATGGCTTATGGGAGTCTCGGTTGTCAGAGCTTTTCTCGGAGGATTATGATTTTTTTGTCGGACGGGCCGAATATTTAGATAATGCACAATTGGCTATTTGGGAAGGCGTGGTTCATGCCCATGAAGCACTGGATTCGGTTCTTTCTATGGAAATAATGGCCTCAGAAAAACTAAAGGAAGACAAGAAATATAGTTTTGAAACCAGAGGTAGCGCTACTATAAAAGTATATTCAAGGGAGTTTTCGGAAGAATATCATCAGATGCTTGATGGAATGGTAGAGCGACAGATGCGGCGCGCAGTGAAAATGGTTGGCGATTTCTGGTATACCTGCTGGGTAGATGCCGGGCAACCTGATCTGGAAAGTGTCATAGATGTGGAATTTACAGAAGAGGAATTAAATGCCATGAAAGAAGAGCTGAAGCAATGGAAAGAGAAAAGATATAGTAGTCGGCAGCATGACAATTAA
- the rpsT gene encoding 30S ribosomal protein S20, which translates to MANHKSALKRIRSNNAKKLRNKYQHKTTRTYVRRLKDTTDKSEAQELLKKVTSMLDKLAKKNVIHRKKAANQKSKLMKLVNSL; encoded by the coding sequence ATGGCAAATCATAAGTCAGCATTAAAAAGAATCAGATCTAATAATGCAAAAAAATTAAGAAACAAGTATCAGCATAAAACAACCAGAACTTACGTTAGAAGGTTAAAAGATACTACTGATAAATCTGAGGCGCAGGAATTGTTGAAAAAGGTTACATCTATGCTAGATAAATTAGCTAAAAAGAATGTAATTCACCGCAAAAAAGCTGCTAACCAAAAGTCTAAACTAATGAAATTAGTTAACAGCCTTTAA
- the radC gene encoding RadC family protein, whose amino-acid sequence MSTSDYLNIKSWAEEDRPREKLLLKGRAALSEAELIGILIGSGTKSLSAVDLSKHILSENGNDLNQLAKLSVKDLMKFKGIGEAKAISIVSALELGRRRKETEAVKKPQITCSEDVYKIIAPELLDNRHEEFWILILNRRNMVIKKQLISSGGVSGTVADPKIIFKSALEELACGIILIHNHPSGNLNPSQQDISLTKKMKEGGRLLEIPVLDHIIFTDNGYFSFADENIL is encoded by the coding sequence ATGAGCACCTCAGATTACTTAAACATCAAAAGCTGGGCAGAGGAAGATCGCCCCAGAGAAAAACTCCTCCTCAAAGGACGGGCTGCACTCTCTGAAGCCGAACTCATAGGCATACTGATCGGCTCCGGCACTAAATCTCTTTCTGCAGTAGATTTAAGCAAACACATTTTAAGCGAAAATGGCAATGACCTGAATCAACTGGCTAAGCTTTCAGTAAAAGACCTGATGAAGTTTAAAGGCATTGGCGAAGCTAAAGCCATAAGCATAGTTAGTGCACTAGAGCTAGGTCGCAGAAGAAAAGAAACTGAAGCAGTAAAAAAGCCTCAAATAACCTGCTCCGAAGATGTTTACAAAATAATAGCACCCGAGTTATTAGATAACCGCCATGAAGAATTCTGGATCTTAATACTCAACCGCCGGAATATGGTCATCAAAAAGCAACTCATCAGCAGCGGCGGCGTCTCCGGCACGGTGGCAGACCCTAAAATTATATTCAAATCAGCCCTGGAGGAACTGGCCTGTGGCATAATACTAATCCACAACCACCCATCAGGCAACCTCAACCCGAGCCAGCAAGACATCTCGCTTACCAAAAAAATGAAAGAAGGTGGAAGACTTTTAGAAATCCCTGTACTAGATCATATCATTTTCACTGACAATGGCTATTTTAGCTTCGCAGATGAAAACATACTTTAA
- a CDS encoding DUF1684 domain-containing protein → MSRNKGIIGAVVVVVIIIFIYSFQGQSPESYKAEIDKKREAQESFMRNSNESPFVEQNIKFEGLKFFPPDQKYKIKARFTPKENPEVRELATSEGEPEEYLEYGYATFTLDDKEQQLLIMENVQEGVLFLAFADETSAAETYGGGRYLELKHDGGKSILLDFNLAYNPYCAYTAGYSCPLPPKENLLTVAIRAGEKTYKDL, encoded by the coding sequence ATGAGTAGAAACAAGGGGATAATTGGCGCTGTAGTAGTAGTGGTTATCATCATATTTATATATTCATTTCAAGGACAATCGCCCGAATCATACAAAGCTGAAATAGATAAAAAACGGGAAGCTCAGGAGTCATTTATGCGCAACTCCAATGAATCTCCTTTTGTGGAGCAAAACATTAAATTTGAAGGTCTTAAATTCTTCCCTCCAGATCAAAAATATAAGATTAAAGCTCGGTTTACCCCCAAAGAAAACCCTGAAGTAAGGGAGTTAGCTACCAGCGAAGGTGAACCGGAAGAATACCTGGAGTACGGTTATGCCACTTTTACACTTGACGACAAAGAACAGCAGCTTCTCATAATGGAAAATGTACAGGAAGGAGTGCTATTCCTGGCTTTTGCTGATGAAACCAGTGCCGCAGAAACCTATGGTGGAGGCAGATACCTGGAGCTTAAACATGATGGAGGTAAGAGTATTTTGCTAGACTTTAACCTGGCTTACAACCCTTACTGCGCTTACACTGCAGGCTATAGCTGTCCACTACCACCTAAAGAGAACTTGCTAACAGTAGCCATTAGAGCTGGAGAGAAGACTTATAAAGATTTGTAA
- a CDS encoding IS4 family transposase gives MSKNTYFYGQPIFSQLLSLIDKSVLNQIISKYQSDRYYKRLNTWHHLVSMLYCCFSGASALRELTTGLLACQNKLIHLGIQFIPRRSTLSDSNKKRSSIVFADIYMKLFKKYRHLLPDSRLRMEVLNKLYIVDSTIISLFKDILKVAGRPRKDGKSKGGIKAHVMIHAAELMPCLVRLTKGSQHDHTFLKQLQLPEGSYVVMDKGYIDYRQYAQWSHQGIFYITRMKENARYQSIDELELPEDKDFCVLKDEKVVISFKTDGQVQELQNRRIAYYDDLNNKLLVFMTNNMELEAATIAAIYKYRWQIELLFKKLKQNFPLKYFLGDNQNAIEIQIWSALICLLLMEVVRKQIKKRWAFSNMVSLVRFHLMAYVHLTRFLNNPDLELQKTIYKTNQYPLFSP, from the coding sequence ATGAGTAAAAATACATATTTCTACGGACAGCCAATCTTTTCTCAACTATTATCGCTGATAGATAAATCGGTGTTAAATCAAATAATATCAAAATACCAATCTGACAGATATTACAAGAGATTGAATACTTGGCATCACCTAGTAAGCATGTTATACTGCTGTTTCAGTGGGGCAAGTGCTCTCAGAGAGCTTACTACGGGGCTTTTGGCCTGCCAAAACAAGCTGATCCATTTAGGTATTCAATTTATACCCAGACGTTCCACTTTATCAGATAGCAACAAAAAACGCAGTAGTATAGTCTTTGCAGACATTTACATGAAATTGTTTAAAAAGTATCGGCACCTTTTGCCGGACAGCCGCTTGAGAATGGAAGTTCTCAATAAACTTTATATTGTTGATTCAACGATTATTAGTCTGTTTAAAGATATTCTCAAGGTAGCAGGACGCCCTAGAAAAGATGGCAAAAGCAAGGGAGGCATTAAAGCTCATGTAATGATTCATGCGGCAGAATTAATGCCATGTTTAGTACGGTTGACCAAGGGAAGTCAGCATGATCATACATTTTTAAAGCAATTACAACTCCCAGAAGGATCCTATGTGGTGATGGATAAAGGGTATATCGATTATAGACAATACGCACAATGGAGTCATCAAGGGATATTTTACATTACTAGAATGAAGGAAAATGCCAGATATCAATCAATAGATGAGCTAGAACTGCCTGAAGATAAAGACTTTTGTGTACTTAAGGATGAAAAAGTTGTTATCAGTTTCAAGACTGATGGACAAGTGCAAGAGCTTCAAAATAGAAGAATAGCCTATTATGATGACCTCAATAATAAATTATTAGTGTTTATGACCAATAATATGGAGTTGGAAGCAGCCACAATAGCGGCCATTTATAAATACCGATGGCAGATAGAGCTTTTATTTAAAAAGCTGAAGCAGAACTTTCCTCTCAAATATTTTCTGGGGGACAACCAAAATGCTATTGAGATCCAAATTTGGAGTGCCCTGATCTGTCTATTATTGATGGAAGTAGTCCGAAAACAGATCAAAAAAAGATGGGCCTTCTCTAATATGGTCTCATTGGTAAGGTTTCACTTGATGGCCTATGTTCACCTTACCCGCTTTCTAAACAATCCAGACCTAGAACTTCAAAAAACAATATATAAAACCAATCAATACCCTTTATTTAGTCCATAG
- a CDS encoding addiction module protein, giving the protein MDLKSIKIDLIHWLTELQDPDILKQLYSFKEKQENELSEDHNTLLDQRLDSYNKNPDTVIEWSKAMEDLEKDL; this is encoded by the coding sequence ATGGATTTAAAATCTATTAAAATTGACCTCATACATTGGCTTACAGAGCTACAGGATCCAGACATCCTAAAACAGCTATATAGCTTCAAAGAAAAACAAGAAAATGAACTTTCTGAAGATCATAACACGCTACTAGATCAGCGGCTTGATTCTTACAATAAAAATCCAGATACTGTCATCGAATGGAGCAAAGCAATGGAAGATCTTGAAAAAGATCTATGA